The genomic DNA GGTCGTCTGCGCCAGTTCCATCAGATAGGGGTGGAATGTTTCGGCTCCAGCAATCCAGCGACCGATGTGGAAACCATTGCAATGGCCTACCAGCTATTTGAGGAGCTGGGGATCCAGCAAGTTACCCTCCACCTCAACAGCCTGGGCAATCCAGAGAGCCGCGCAGCTTATCGCCAAGCTCTGATTGATTACCTCACTCCGCTCAAGGACCAGTTATCTAAGGACAGTCAGCGCCGCTTGGAGGAAAATCCTCTTCGTGTCCTAGACTCTAAGGAAAAAGAAGACAAGCAGGCGGTGGAGAATGCTCCCTCTATTTTGGATTATCTGGATGAGGAAAGCACCGCTCACTTTGAAGCGGTCAAGTCCATGTTGGATAATCTGGGGATTTCCTATGTCATTGACAGCAATATGGTGCGCGGTTTGGACTATTACAACCACACCATTTTTGAGTTTATTACCCAAGTAGCAGATACCGAGCTGACGATTTGTGCGGGTGGTCGCTACGATGGTTTGGTAGAGTATTTTGGCGGGCCTGCCACGGCTGGTTTTGGCTTTGGGCTAGGGATTGAACGCCTTATTCTGGTTCTTGACAAGCAAGGAATCAGCCTTCCACTAGACACCCAGTTGGATGTTTACATTGCAGTCTTGGGTCAGGAGGCCAATAGCGGAGCGCTGGAGCTGGTTCAAGCTTTACGCAGACAAGGATTTAAAGCCGAACGTGATTATCTGGATCGCAAGCTCAAGGCCCAATTTAAATCAGCAGATGTTTTCGGCGCAAAATGTATCATTACGTTGGGGAGCAGCGAAATCGAGACAGGTCAGGTGCTCGTTAAAAACAACCAGACCCGGACACAGCTGGAAACAAGCTTGGCCCAAGTAAAGAGCGATTTCCAAACAATTATGGATCAATTAGCTGAGTCTAAGATAAAAAAACTTCTCCTCTAAAGAAAAACAGAGATTCACGTTTTGTGTGAGTCTCTGTTTTAGTTTTGAGCCCCTTCTGAGGTGCTGCATCAGGATAATCTGCCTTATAACTCCTGATTACCTGTTCAAGACCTATCTCTGTTTTTCGGATGAGTAGCAGGAGTTTCCTGCTGCTCTTTTTTCGGATAAAAGAGGGAGAATTTCCTTGTGAAAGAAAAAAAGTTCGGAAAAAAAGTTCACAAAGAAAGCAAGGGAAAGCTATGTTTTAGCCGGATTTGCAGAGTAAGTTCACAAAATAGGAAAAATAATTTGTGAAATATTTAACAAACACTTTACAAGAACGAAAAAATAGTGTAGAATGTTTTTGTGAAAAAGTTAACAAAGTTTGTTGACTAGAAATTAAACTATTGGAGGAAACCAAATGGCTGAGAAAAAAGTATCACCAGAAGAAAAGTTGCTAGAGGCTCGCGCACATGTTGATGAGCTTGTTCAAAAAGGGTTAGTTGCCTTGGAGGAGTTCCGCCTGCTTGACCAAGAACAAGTGGACTACATTGTAGCTAAAGCATCTGTGGCAGCTCTTGATCAACATGGTGTTTTGGCTCAACATGCTCATGAAGAAACTGGCCGTGGTGTCTTTGAAGACAAGGCGACAAAAAACCTCTTTGCTTGTGAGCACGTTGTTAACAATATGCGTGGTGTTAAAACAGTTGGCGTTATCGAAGATGATGAAGTGACTGGTTTGACCTTGATTGCTGAGCCAGTTGGTGTTATCTGTGGGGTTACTCCAACAACCAACCCAACTTCAACTGCAATCTTTAAATCATTGATTGCTTTGAAGACTCGTAACCCAATCGTCTTTGCCTTCCACCCATCTGCACAAGAATCATCTGCTCACGCAGCGCGCGTTGTGTATGAAGCAGCGGTAGCGGCAGGTGCGCCTGAAAACTGTATCCAGTGGATTACAAAACCATCAATGGAAGCAACTTCTGAATTGATGAAACACGACGGTATTGCAACGATTCTTGCGACCGGTGGTAACGCTATGGTGCGTGCAGCATACTCATGCGGTAAACCAGCTCTTGGTGTAGGTGCCGGTAACGTACCAGCCTATGTTGAAAAATCTGCAAACATCCGTCAAGCAGCTCACGACATCGTAATGTCTAAGTCATTTGACAATGGTATGGTCTGTGCATCTGAGCAGGCAGTTATCGTGGACAAAGACATCTATGATGAATTTGTGAATGAATTCAAATCTTACCACACTTACTTCGTCAACAAAAAAGAAAAAGCGCTTCTGGAAGAGTTCTGCTTCGGCGTGAAAGCAAACAGCAAGAACTGTGCAGAAGGTAAATTGAACGCTGATATCGTTGGTAAACCTGCAGCTTGGATTGCTGAGCAAGCTGGTTTCAAAGTACCAGAAGGCACTAACATTTTGGCGGCAGAAGTAGCTGAAATCGGTGAAAAGGAGCCTCTTACTCGTGAAAAATTGTCACCAGTTATCGCTGTCTTGAAAGTTGAAGGCCGTGAAGAAGGTCTGGAAGCAGCTCGTCAAATGGTTGAATTCCACGGGCTTGGTCACTCTGCAGCTATCCACACAGAAGATGCAGACTTGGCGAAAGAATTTGGAACACGCGTGAAAGCTATCCGTGTTATCTGGAACTCTCCATCTACCTTCGGTGGTATCGGTGACGTTTATAACGCCTTCCTTCCATCTCTTACTCTCGGATGTGGTTCTTATGGACGTAACTCAGTAAGTGACAACGTAAGTGCCCTTAACTTGCTCAACATCAAGAAAGTAGGAAGACGGAGAAACAATATGCAGTGGTTTAAAGTTCCAGCGAAAATTTACTTTGAACGTGACTCAATCCAATATCTCCAAAAAATGGCAGATGTTGAGAAAGTCATGATCGTAGCCGATGAAATGGTTGTGAAGCTCGGCTTTGTTCAACGCGTTATCGAACAGCTTCAATTGCGCTCAAACAAGGTGATGTATACAGTCTTCTCAGACATCGAACCAGATCCAGACATCACAACTGTTGAGCGTGGTGCAGAAGCGATGAAAGCCTTCAAACCAGACACAATCGTTGCTATCGGTGGTGGTTCTGTAATGGATGCTGCGAAAATCATGTGGTTCTTCTATGAGCAACCAGAAGTGGACTTCCGTGACTTGGTTCAAAAATTCATGGACATCCGTAAACGTGCCTTCAAGTTCCCAGAATTGGGTGAAAAGGCTAAGTACGTTGGTATTCCAACAACATCTGGTACCGGTTCAGAAGTAACACCATTTGCCGTTATCTCAGACAAGAAGAACAACCGCAAGTACCCACTTGCAGACTACTCATTGACTCCAACCATCGCGATTGTGGATCCAGCCTTCGTTATGAGTGTGCCAGACTTCGTAGCAGCAGATACTGGTATGGACGTATTGACCCACGCGACAGAAGCCTATGTGTCAACAGTTGCCAATGACTACACAGACGGTTTGGCTCTTCAAGCAATCAAGTTGGTATTTGAAAACCTTGAAAAATCTGTTAAAGAAGCAGACTGGACTTCTCGTGAGAAGATGCACAACGCTTCAACAATGGCAGGTATGGCCTTTGCCAACGCCTTCCTAGGTATTTCTCACTCTATGGCTCACAAACTTGGTGGACGTTTCCACACAGTTCACGGTCGTACCAACGCTATCTTGCTTCCATACGTTATCCGTTACAACGGTACTCGTCCAGCTAAGACCGCTACATGGCCTAAGTACAACTACTACCGTGCGGATGAGAAGTACCAAGACATCGCAAAAATGCTTGGACTTCCAGCTTCAACTCCAGAAGAAGGTGTAGCATCTTACGCTAAAGCTGTTTATGAGTTGGGTGAGCGCGTCGGCATCAAGATGAACTTGAAAGACCAAGGCGTTGATGAGAAAGAACTCAAGAAATACTCTCGTGAGTTGGCTCTTCTTGCCTACGAAGATCAATGTACACCTGCTAACCCACGCTTGGCAATGGTTGACCATATGCAAGAAATCATCGAAGATGCTTACTATGGTTACAAAAAGCGTCCAGGTCGTATCAAATAATCACCTCTAATAATCTAATTTCTCGTCAGTCTTCGATAGACTGATGGCCAAGACTCCCTGCTTGAGTAGGGAGTTTTTGTATGGGCGCTTGCTTTTTTGAAGGAGCAAAATACAGACAAGCCTATGATATAATAAGTCTAGATTATTGAAGGAGGCCGTTATGGCAGAAATAAGCACGCTTGCTTGGACCTTTATCAAAGAATGCCCAACTCCGACGGATGTTTCCCACCTTTTGTTAAAAGGTGAGGAAGTGAAAGCGGCATATGAAACGATTCGTGATAAGGCCCTATTTACCAACAAACGTTTGATTGTCCGTGATGCCCAAGGACTGACAGGAAAGAAGATTGAAACCTACTCTCTCCCTTACAGCTCCATTTTGATGTGGTCAACAGAAAATGCGGGCAATTTCTTGGACTTTAGTTCTGAAGTGCAACTCTGGACCAAGATAGGCAAAATAAAAATCCATCTGAAAAAGGATATTGACCTTCTTGAGCTGGATTGTCTCTTTGCAGAAGTGATTTTGTAAGGCAAAAAAGTGTAAAATAAGGAGAAACCGGACTTTTGTCTGGTTTTTTGTAATATATTGCCAATTTTCTGTCAAATTGTGGTAAAATGGATAAAATATGATTTTTGGGGAAGAACATGACACTAGTTTATCAATCAACACGCGATGCACACAATCGAGTTTCTGCTAGTCAGGCTATCTTAGAAGGCTTGGCAGCTGATGGTGGTTTGTTTACGCCTGTCAGCTATCCGCAGGTGGAGCTGGATTTCAACAAACTCAAGGACGCTTCTTATCAGGAAGTGGCGAAATTGATTTTATCTGCATTTTTAGATGATTTTACCTCTGAGGAGTTGGATTACTGTATTGAGAACGCTTATGACAGTAAGTTCGATACACCGGCTATTGCTCCTGTGGTCAAACTTAAGGGGCGGTATAACTTAGAACTTTTCCGCGGCTCGACGATTGCCTTTAAGGACATGGCCTTGTCTATCCTGCCTTACTTTATGACCACTGCCGCGAAAAAACATGGTCTGAAGAACAAGATTGTTATTTTGACGGCTACTTCTGGTGATACAGGCAAGGCTGCGATGGCTGGTTTTGCGGATGTTCCAGGAACAGAGATTATCGTCTTTTATCCGCGTGACGGGGTATCCAAGGTGCAGGAGTTGCAGATGACGACGCAACTTGGCAACAATACTCATGTGGTCGCTATTGACGGGAACTTTGACGACGCTCAGACCAATGTGAAGAACATGTTTAATGATGAGGAGCTTCGCGCCAAGTTGGCAGACAAGAATTTGCAGTTCTCATCGGCCAACTCGATGAATATCGGTCGCTTGGTGCCACAGATTGTCTACTATGTTTACGCTTATGCTCAATTGGTCAAGAGTGGAGATATTCAGGCTGGTGACAAGGTCAATTTCACGGTTCCAACAGGCAACTTCGGAAATATTCTGGCGGCCTATTATGCCAAGCAAATCGGCCTTCCTGTCGGCAAGTTGATTTGTGCTTCCAACGACAACAATGTTTTGACAGATTTCTTTGCGACAGGTGTTTATGACAAGAAACGGGCTTTCCGCGTGACGACCAGCCCATCGATGGACATCTTGGTGTCATCCAACTTAGAGCGTTTGATTTTCCATCTTTTTGGAAATGATGCTGCAAAGACTGCTGAGTTAATGGCAGCCTTGAATACAGTGGGGCAGTATGACATTCAAGGAGCTGACGCGGATATTCTATCTCTCTTTGATGCGGCCTTTGCGACAGAAGCTGAAACGGCTGCTGAAATCAAGCGTGTCTTTGAGGAGTCAGCTTATATCGAGGATCCGCATACGGCCGTGGCTTCAGCTGTCTATAAACAGTATGTGGAAAAAACGGGAGATCAAACTCCGACGGTTATTGCTTCAACAGCTAGTCCGTACAAGTTTCCGGTTGTTGCCGTGGAGGCTGTTACAGGCGAGTCAGGCTTGACAGATTTTGAAGCCCTTGCCAAGCTTCATGCCATCTCAGGTGTTGCTGTTCCGCCAGCAGTTGATGGTCTTGAAACAGCTCCAGTCCGTCACAAGACGGTGGTAGCAGCAGATCAGATGCAAGCGGAAGTTGAGCGGTATCTGGGACTTGAATAAAGATAGGAAAAGGGGCGGAAACGCCCTTTTGCTTTACGGAGAGATATGAAAAAAAGATACAAGGATATTTTGCAGATAGCCCTGCCGGCTATGGTAGAAAATATGTTGCAGATGTTGATGGGGATGGTGGATTCCTACCTAGTAGCCTTTTTGGGATTGGTTGCTCTGTCTGGTGTTTCTGTCGCCAATAATGTTCTAGCTATCTACCAAGCGATTTTCATTGCCCTAGGAGCAGCTCTTTCTGCCTACTTAGGGCAAACCGTTGGAAAAAAAGACCAGGCTCTTCTTTCTCAACAGTTGACAGAAGGGGTGAAACTGACCCTTTTGCTCAGTCTTATTCTGGGAGTCTTATCCATACTTTTAGGCCCAAATTTGTTGCTTTGGATGGGAGCTGAAAAAGAGGTTGCAGAAGCTGGCGGACTCTATCTGGTATTAGTGGGAGGAGCGGTCGGCTGTTTAGGGTTCATGACCAGTCTCGGCGCTATTTTGCGGGCGACTGGGCGGGTTCGGCTGCCCATGTATGTCAGCCTCTTGTCCAATCTGCTCAACGCCCTCTTGTCTGCTCTGGCTGTTTTCGTTCTGAAGGCTGGTATTGCAGGGGTGGCTTGGGGAACCATCCTATCCCGTCTTATCGGTTGCTTGATTCTCTGGTATTTTGTAAAAATTCCTTTGGGCAAACCGAGCTGGAAGTTGGATAGGCAGTTGTTGCGTCTGGCCCTGCCTGCAGCTGGGGAACGCCTGATGATGCGGCTAGGAGATTTGGTGGTGGTAGGGATGATTGTTAGCCTAGGTACGGCTGTGGTAGCAGGAAATAGCATCGGTGAAACCTTGACCCAGTTTAACTATATGCCCGGCTTGGGTCTTGCTACAGCAACTATCATCCTGACTGCTCAGGAAAAAGGTCGTGCAGATTGGCGCGAGATTCGTGCGCTAGGACGGGCTAGTCTGTTTCTTGCGCTCCTTTCCATGGGCTTGGTTGGGCTGTTGATCTTTGTTGGTCGTCAGCCGCTTCTTGCCCTCTACACGACAGATGCACAAGCTACGACGGCGGGTCAACTGGTTATTTTATTTTGCTTGATAGGCTTGCCGGCAACAGCCGCAACTCTAATCTTCACCGCCCTTTGGCAAGGCTTGGGGAATGCCAAACTCCCTCTTTATGCAACGACAATCGGGATGTGGCTGGTAAGAATTGTTGGGGCTTATATTTTACTGACGGTTTTTCAGTTGGGTCTTGCAGCTATCTGGATTGGAACGATTGTGGACAATGTGTTCCGAGCCGTTTTCTTATCACTTTGTTTCCGGCGGGAACTGAGAAAACATGGGGAAGGTCTATTAAACTGAGGAAGTTGATGCCAATCGACTTCTTTTTTAGTGTCAAAAATAGCGACAGCCTGCCTAACAAACAACAATGCCAGTGGCAAGTTAGAAAGTTTTCAGCTCATTTCCAAACTCTTGCGGAAGAATGGCTATTTTCTTTTTTCAATTGTCTATAAAATGATATAATATGAGTGATTGCTTAAGAAGAAGGATTAGAACGGCCTTTTTGGTGAAAAGTCTTGACAAAGTTGAGAATAAGAAAAGATAGGAGCCCTCAATCCTGTGAACGATTCACTAGGATTGACAAGGAGAGAGTATGCAAGCAGTTGGAAAAGCAACAGGAAAAATTATTTTAATGGGGGAGCATGCAGTGGTCTACGGTCAACCAGCCATCGCTATGCCTTTTTCTGCTGTTGAAATTGTCGCAACAGTAAGCTCTAAAGGAGAGGCTCTGTCGGTAACCTGTGATTTTTATCAGGGCTTGGTGCATGAGATGCCCAAGATTTGGGAGAGTCTCAAGCATGCCATCCGCTTTTCTCTCTATCGCATCGGGGCTCCGACAGATCCGGCTATTCATGTGGAAATTCGCTCAACGATTCCAGCAGAGCGGGGAATGGGCTCCAGTGCGGCAGTGGCGGTAGCAGTCGCCCGCTCTCTCTTTGCCTATTACAAAAAGGAGCTGACCGATCAGGAGCTTTGGGATATTGTTCAGTCCTCGGAGAAAATTGCCCACGGAAATCCGTCAGGAATTGATGCGACGACTACCAGTGGAAAATCGCCTGTTTTCTTTATCAAGGGCCATCCAATCCAACCCTTGACTATCCAGCTCGATGCCCATCTAGTGGTGGCCGATACAGGAAAAACAGGGCATACCTTGGAAGCCATCACCGATGTGGCTGTCTTGTGGCGGCAAAAAAATGAGGTCAAAAATTGGCTTGAAGCCTTGGGGGAGCTGACCCTGGGAGCCAAAGAAGATTTGGCAGAAAATCGTGCAGAAAGTCTAGGCAACAAGATGAACCAAGCCCACCATTATCTTCAGCAATTGGGAGTTTCAGATGAGCAACTGGATCATCTGGTAGCTGTTGCTAGGCAGACAGGTGCTCTGGGGGCCAAGTTGACAGGAGGCGGCCGTGGTGGCTGCATGATTGCACTAGCCAAGGATCAAGAAGCAGCTGATAGGATTGTTGCAGCCCTGCAGGAGGCAGGTGCCAAACAGACTTGGATTCAATACTTAGGAGAATAAGATGACTCAATCAATCGGCATCGCGCGTGCCCATACCAATATTGCCCTGATTAAATACTGGGGAAAAAGGGACAAGGAATTGTTTTTACCGATGAATTCCAGTCTATCTCTGACACTGGATGCCTTTTATACGGATACCAAGGTAGTTTTTGATACAGAATTGACTGCGGACAGCTTTTCATTGAATCAAAAAGAGCAGTCGGAAAAAGAAATTGAAAAAATTTCTCGTTTTTTGAATTTATTTCGCGAATATATAGGTGAGAAGCGTTTTGCTCGAGTTGAAAGCCTCAATTTTGTACCGACAGCAGCAGGTTTGGCAAGCTCGGCTTCTGCTTTTGCGGCCCTAGCCTTGGCAACCGCAAGTGCCTTGCAGTTGGATTTGTCCATGGAGCAGTTGTCCACTTTTGCCCGTAGGGGGTCAGGTTCCAGCACTCGCAGTTTGTTCGGCGGATTTGTTGAATGGGAGATGGGTACCTGCTCAGAAGATTCACTTGCTCGGCCGATAGATCCGGCAGACTGGGATCTTGCTATGCTGGTGCTGGCAGTTGATACCAGCCAGAAAAAGGTAGCCAGTCGGGAAGGGATGGATCATACAGTTGCGACCTCTCCCTTTTATCAGGCTTGGGTTGACACTGCTAAGGCGGACTTGGCTGCCATTAAAAAAGCGATTGCGGAGCGAGATTTTGATAAGGTTGGTCAGATTGCGGAGCATAACGGTATGAAGATGCATGCGACCACTCTTTCAGCCAATCCACCATTTACCTATTGGAATGCAGGCAGCTTACTGGCCCAAGAGGCTGTTCGGCAGGTGCGGCAAGACTTGGGAGTTTCAGCTTATATGACCATGGATGCAGGCCCTAATGTCAAGGTTCTTTGCAGAGCAAGTGATGTGGACAAGTTAGTTGGAGCACTCAGCCAACACTTTCCTGCTGATAAGATAATCACTAGTCTGCCAGGAAAAGGGGCTAGTCAGTTGACCGAAGCAGACTGGCAAGCTTCGCTGGAGCGCTTTGGGGCAGGTGGACAACTATGATTAGCCAAGCAAGTGCGTCAGGAAAACTCTTTCTGGCAGGTGAATACGCAGTTGTTGAGCCTGGTTATCCAGCGGTGATTGCTGCGGTCAATCAACGTCTATGGGTGCGCATCGCGCGTGCAGACGAGGGGCGGATCCATTCTAGCCAGCAGGCCAATCTAACCCTAAACTGGATACGAAAGGGCGACCAACTGGAAGTGCAGGGTGAGAATCCCTATCGCATCATCAGTACCGCCATGCAGCTAGTAGAAGATTATCTCCGTGCTCTAGGGCAGGCGGTTGAAGGCTACTACTCACTCACGGTCACCTCTAGCTTGGATGATGCAGCAACAGGCACCAAGTATGGACTAGGGTCATCAGGAGCCGTCACAGTCGCAAGTATCAAGGCCTTACTGGATTACTATCACCAAGAAAGTCAGCCCCTGTTGGTCTTCAAATTGGCTGCCCTCTGTCAGATGTGCTTACAGATGACCGGCTCCTTCGGAGATTTGGCGTCGTCCAGTTTTGAAGGATTGATTGCTTATCACTCTGTTGATAAGGTCTGGTTAGCGCAAAAAATGGCAGAGCTTTCTCTGCCAGAACTCTTGGAGGCTGATTGGCAGGGCTTGTCCATCCAGTCCCTCCAATTACCAGCAGAGCTAAGACTCTTGGTCGGTTGGACAGGTAAGGCTGCGTCAACGGAAAAATTGGTCACTCAGATGCAGCAACAAGGTCAGCAAGCAGATAAGACGGCCTACCGAGTATCCTTCCTATCTGCAAGCAAAGCCTGTGTCCACAAACTGGTTGCTGCCTGTCAGGCTGGATCCGCTCACGAGGTAGAAGAAGCAATTTTAGAAAATCGCAGACTCTTGAGAGAGTTTGCCCGAGAAATGGGACTTGTGATTGAGACCCCGCTACTGAGCCGGCTCTGTCAATTAGCACTTGATAAGGGAGCGCCAGCTAAGTCCTCGGGAGCAGGCGGCGGTGACTGTGGCTTTTGTCTGGTGACCAGCTCTAAGCAGCAACAAGAAATATGTCAGGCTTGGCTAGAAGCGGGAATCCAACCGCTTGATCTAGCTATAACCTATGGAGAATAAGGAGAACCTATGATTGATAATCGAGCCCATGGAAGAAACAGAAAGGACCAGCATGTAGAACTGGCCAGTCAACAATTTACCTATCAATCTGCCAAGGATTTTGAAGAAACACGCTTTGTCCACCAGTCACTACCAGAGATGAAGATTAACGATGTGGACATTTCAACCACAGTAGCTGGTTTGGAATTTGCGACTCCCTTCTTTATCAATGCCATGACAGGTGGTAGCAAAAAAACTAGAGAAATCAACCGTTTACTGGGAATTATGGCTCATTATGGGAAAATTGCCCTAGCTTCCGGCTCCGTCAGCGCTGCCATCAAGGAGCCTTCTGTTGCAGAGAGCTTCTCTGTCATGCGTCGAGAAAATCCATTCGGTATCATCTTTGCTAATTTG from Streptococcus oriscaviae includes the following:
- the adhE gene encoding bifunctional acetaldehyde-CoA/alcohol dehydrogenase, whose protein sequence is MAEKKVSPEEKLLEARAHVDELVQKGLVALEEFRLLDQEQVDYIVAKASVAALDQHGVLAQHAHEETGRGVFEDKATKNLFACEHVVNNMRGVKTVGVIEDDEVTGLTLIAEPVGVICGVTPTTNPTSTAIFKSLIALKTRNPIVFAFHPSAQESSAHAARVVYEAAVAAGAPENCIQWITKPSMEATSELMKHDGIATILATGGNAMVRAAYSCGKPALGVGAGNVPAYVEKSANIRQAAHDIVMSKSFDNGMVCASEQAVIVDKDIYDEFVNEFKSYHTYFVNKKEKALLEEFCFGVKANSKNCAEGKLNADIVGKPAAWIAEQAGFKVPEGTNILAAEVAEIGEKEPLTREKLSPVIAVLKVEGREEGLEAARQMVEFHGLGHSAAIHTEDADLAKEFGTRVKAIRVIWNSPSTFGGIGDVYNAFLPSLTLGCGSYGRNSVSDNVSALNLLNIKKVGRRRNNMQWFKVPAKIYFERDSIQYLQKMADVEKVMIVADEMVVKLGFVQRVIEQLQLRSNKVMYTVFSDIEPDPDITTVERGAEAMKAFKPDTIVAIGGGSVMDAAKIMWFFYEQPEVDFRDLVQKFMDIRKRAFKFPELGEKAKYVGIPTTSGTGSEVTPFAVISDKKNNRKYPLADYSLTPTIAIVDPAFVMSVPDFVAADTGMDVLTHATEAYVSTVANDYTDGLALQAIKLVFENLEKSVKEADWTSREKMHNASTMAGMAFANAFLGISHSMAHKLGGRFHTVHGRTNAILLPYVIRYNGTRPAKTATWPKYNYYRADEKYQDIAKMLGLPASTPEEGVASYAKAVYELGERVGIKMNLKDQGVDEKELKKYSRELALLAYEDQCTPANPRLAMVDHMQEIIEDAYYGYKKRPGRIK
- a CDS encoding PH domain-containing protein, translating into MAEISTLAWTFIKECPTPTDVSHLLLKGEEVKAAYETIRDKALFTNKRLIVRDAQGLTGKKIETYSLPYSSILMWSTENAGNFLDFSSEVQLWTKIGKIKIHLKKDIDLLELDCLFAEVIL
- a CDS encoding MATE family efflux transporter — protein: MKKRYKDILQIALPAMVENMLQMLMGMVDSYLVAFLGLVALSGVSVANNVLAIYQAIFIALGAALSAYLGQTVGKKDQALLSQQLTEGVKLTLLLSLILGVLSILLGPNLLLWMGAEKEVAEAGGLYLVLVGGAVGCLGFMTSLGAILRATGRVRLPMYVSLLSNLLNALLSALAVFVLKAGIAGVAWGTILSRLIGCLILWYFVKIPLGKPSWKLDRQLLRLALPAAGERLMMRLGDLVVVGMIVSLGTAVVAGNSIGETLTQFNYMPGLGLATATIILTAQEKGRADWREIRALGRASLFLALLSMGLVGLLIFVGRQPLLALYTTDAQATTAGQLVILFCLIGLPATAATLIFTALWQGLGNAKLPLYATTIGMWLVRIVGAYILLTVFQLGLAAIWIGTIVDNVFRAVFLSLCFRRELRKHGEGLLN
- the hisS gene encoding histidine--tRNA ligase is translated as MKLQKPKGTQDILPQESAKWQYVEGFARKLFAQYNYAEIRTPIFEHYEVISRSVGDTTDIVTKEMYDFYDKGDRHITLRPEGTAPVVRSYVENKLFAPEVQKPSKFYYMGPMFRYERPQAGRLRQFHQIGVECFGSSNPATDVETIAMAYQLFEELGIQQVTLHLNSLGNPESRAAYRQALIDYLTPLKDQLSKDSQRRLEENPLRVLDSKEKEDKQAVENAPSILDYLDEESTAHFEAVKSMLDNLGISYVIDSNMVRGLDYYNHTIFEFITQVADTELTICAGGRYDGLVEYFGGPATAGFGFGLGIERLILVLDKQGISLPLDTQLDVYIAVLGQEANSGALELVQALRRQGFKAERDYLDRKLKAQFKSADVFGAKCIITLGSSEIETGQVLVKNNQTRTQLETSLAQVKSDFQTIMDQLAESKIKKLLL
- the mvaD gene encoding diphosphomevalonate decarboxylase; the encoded protein is MTQSIGIARAHTNIALIKYWGKRDKELFLPMNSSLSLTLDAFYTDTKVVFDTELTADSFSLNQKEQSEKEIEKISRFLNLFREYIGEKRFARVESLNFVPTAAGLASSASAFAALALATASALQLDLSMEQLSTFARRGSGSSTRSLFGGFVEWEMGTCSEDSLARPIDPADWDLAMLVLAVDTSQKKVASREGMDHTVATSPFYQAWVDTAKADLAAIKKAIAERDFDKVGQIAEHNGMKMHATTLSANPPFTYWNAGSLLAQEAVRQVRQDLGVSAYMTMDAGPNVKVLCRASDVDKLVGALSQHFPADKIITSLPGKGASQLTEADWQASLERFGAGGQL
- the mvk gene encoding mevalonate kinase — protein: MQAVGKATGKIILMGEHAVVYGQPAIAMPFSAVEIVATVSSKGEALSVTCDFYQGLVHEMPKIWESLKHAIRFSLYRIGAPTDPAIHVEIRSTIPAERGMGSSAAVAVAVARSLFAYYKKELTDQELWDIVQSSEKIAHGNPSGIDATTTSGKSPVFFIKGHPIQPLTIQLDAHLVVADTGKTGHTLEAITDVAVLWRQKNEVKNWLEALGELTLGAKEDLAENRAESLGNKMNQAHHYLQQLGVSDEQLDHLVAVARQTGALGAKLTGGGRGGCMIALAKDQEAADRIVAALQEAGAKQTWIQYLGE
- a CDS encoding phosphomevalonate kinase; translation: MISQASASGKLFLAGEYAVVEPGYPAVIAAVNQRLWVRIARADEGRIHSSQQANLTLNWIRKGDQLEVQGENPYRIISTAMQLVEDYLRALGQAVEGYYSLTVTSSLDDAATGTKYGLGSSGAVTVASIKALLDYYHQESQPLLVFKLAALCQMCLQMTGSFGDLASSSFEGLIAYHSVDKVWLAQKMAELSLPELLEADWQGLSIQSLQLPAELRLLVGWTGKAASTEKLVTQMQQQGQQADKTAYRVSFLSASKACVHKLVAACQAGSAHEVEEAILENRRLLREFAREMGLVIETPLLSRLCQLALDKGAPAKSSGAGGGDCGFCLVTSSKQQQEICQAWLEAGIQPLDLAITYGE
- the thrC gene encoding threonine synthase, whose translation is MTLVYQSTRDAHNRVSASQAILEGLAADGGLFTPVSYPQVELDFNKLKDASYQEVAKLILSAFLDDFTSEELDYCIENAYDSKFDTPAIAPVVKLKGRYNLELFRGSTIAFKDMALSILPYFMTTAAKKHGLKNKIVILTATSGDTGKAAMAGFADVPGTEIIVFYPRDGVSKVQELQMTTQLGNNTHVVAIDGNFDDAQTNVKNMFNDEELRAKLADKNLQFSSANSMNIGRLVPQIVYYVYAYAQLVKSGDIQAGDKVNFTVPTGNFGNILAAYYAKQIGLPVGKLICASNDNNVLTDFFATGVYDKKRAFRVTTSPSMDILVSSNLERLIFHLFGNDAAKTAELMAALNTVGQYDIQGADADILSLFDAAFATEAETAAEIKRVFEESAYIEDPHTAVASAVYKQYVEKTGDQTPTVIASTASPYKFPVVAVEAVTGESGLTDFEALAKLHAISGVAVPPAVDGLETAPVRHKTVVAADQMQAEVERYLGLE